A region of Diceros bicornis minor isolate mBicDic1 chromosome 31, mDicBic1.mat.cur, whole genome shotgun sequence DNA encodes the following proteins:
- the LOC131395594 gene encoding olfactory receptor 9I1-like, giving the protein MAENGTVVTDFILIGFQLQAELQMDLFFVFLVLYLITMVGNLGMIVLIQSDLRLQTPMYFFLSHLSLLDICYSSVIVPQLLETLGTDKMVITYEHCATQFFFFTLCASTECFLLAVMAYDRYVAVCNPLLYATAMTPQTRLGLVAGAYAGAMVNSVIRTGCTFSISFCKSNHVDFFFCDLPPLLKLACSETRPRERVIYFLAFLVITTSISVILISYLFIIRAILRIRTAGGKAKTFSTCASHMTAVALFFGTLIFTYLKGTMGKSLVEDKTVSVFYTVVIPMMNPMIYSLRNKEVKEALKKALNRMRVCQVE; this is encoded by the coding sequence ATGGCAGAGAATGGCACTGTGGTGACAGATTTCATTCTAATAGGGTTCCAGTTGCAGGCAGAGCTGCAGATGGATCTCTTCTTTGTGTTTCTGGTCCTTTATCTCATCACCATGGTGGGCAACCTGGGCATGATAGTGCTGATTCAGAGTGACCTTCGCCTCCAGactcccatgtacttcttcctcagccacCTTTCCCTCCTGGACATTTGTTACTCATCTGTTATTGTCCCTCAGTTGCTTGAGACTTTGGGTACTGATAAGATGGTCATCACCTATGAGCACTGTGCCACCCAGTTCTTCTTTTTCACACTCTGTGCTAGTACTGAATGTTTCCTTTTGGCCGTGATGGCCTATGATCGCTATGTGGCCGTGTGTAACCCTCTCCTCTATGCCACTGCCATGACACCACAGACCCGTCTGGGCCTAGTGGCTGGGGCATATGCTGGTGCCATGGTCAATTCTGTGATCCGCACTGGGTGTACCTTCTCAATCTCCTTCTGTAAGTCCAACCACGTGGACTTCTTCTTTTGTGACCTCCCACCCCTGCTGAAGCTTGCCTGTAGTGAGACTAGGCCACGAGAACGAGTGATCTACTTCTTGGCTTTCTTGGTCATTACAACCAGCATTTCAGTGATTCTTATATCCTACCTATTCATCATCCGGGCCATTCTGAGGATTCGTACGGCAGGTGGCAAAGCCAAGACTTTCTCCACTTGTGCTTCTCACATGACTGCAGTGGCTCTTTTCTTTGGGACGCTCATATTCACATACTTGAAAGGTACTATGGGCAAATCCCTTGTGGAGGACAAGACTGTGTCAGTATTTTACACGGTAGTGATCCCTATGATGAATCCAATGATTTACAGCCTGAGAAACAAGGAAGTGAAGGAGGCTCTGAAGAAAGCTCTCAACAGGATGAGGGTTTGCCAAGTAGAGTAA